One Helianthus annuus cultivar XRQ/B chromosome 12, HanXRQr2.0-SUNRISE, whole genome shotgun sequence genomic region harbors:
- the LOC110893704 gene encoding protein TIFY 11e isoform X1 — protein MSEIVDSGNKESTFAHTVNLLSHYLKENGMGSRGAKENRMTIIYGGQVVVVDDFPADRAKEIMMLARRRGNTPADWIRKHSAHNDLAVAAAAADLPLARKASLARFLEKRKERITARAAAAAASEYDDESPSKQSKPAWIDLLN, from the exons ATGTCTGAGATTGTAGATTCCGGCAACAAAGAGTCCACCTTCGCACACACTGTTAATCTCCTCAGTCACTACTTGAAGGAAAACG GTATGGGTTCAAGGGGGGCAAAGGAGAATCGAATGACCATCATCTATGGGgggcaggtggtggtggtggatgatttCCCAGCCGACAGGGCTAAGGAAATCATGATGTTGGCTAGAAGAAGAGGAAATACGCCCGCTGATTGGATCCGAAAACATTCCGCACACAACGATTTAGccgttgctgctgctgctgctg ATCTTCCACTGGCGAGAAAGGCTTCCCTCGCCCGGTTCTTGGAGAAGAGAAAAGAGAG AATCACGGCTAGAGCAGCAGCTGCTGCTGCATCTGAATATGATGATGAGTCTCCTTCAAAGCAAAGCAAGCCAGCTTGGATCGATCTACTTAATTAA
- the LOC110893704 gene encoding protein TIFY 11e isoform X2: protein MSEIVDSGNKESTFAHTVNLLSHYLKENGMGSRGAKENRMTIIYGGQVVVVDDFPADRAKEIMMLARRRGNTPADWIRKHSAHNDLAVAAAADLPLARKASLARFLEKRKERITARAAAAAASEYDDESPSKQSKPAWIDLLN, encoded by the exons ATGTCTGAGATTGTAGATTCCGGCAACAAAGAGTCCACCTTCGCACACACTGTTAATCTCCTCAGTCACTACTTGAAGGAAAACG GTATGGGTTCAAGGGGGGCAAAGGAGAATCGAATGACCATCATCTATGGGgggcaggtggtggtggtggatgatttCCCAGCCGACAGGGCTAAGGAAATCATGATGTTGGCTAGAAGAAGAGGAAATACGCCCGCTGATTGGATCCGAAAACATTCCGCACACAACGATTTAGccgttgctgctgctgct GATCTTCCACTGGCGAGAAAGGCTTCCCTCGCCCGGTTCTTGGAGAAGAGAAAAGAGAG AATCACGGCTAGAGCAGCAGCTGCTGCTGCATCTGAATATGATGATGAGTCTCCTTCAAAGCAAAGCAAGCCAGCTTGGATCGATCTACTTAATTAA